The following coding sequences lie in one Arachis ipaensis cultivar K30076 chromosome B03, Araip1.1, whole genome shotgun sequence genomic window:
- the LOC107633158 gene encoding uncharacterized protein LOC107633158, producing the protein MKDPGSFQIPYIIGDISIEKALCDLGASINLMSLAMMKRMRIEEVKPTRMTLQLADRTFELPHGVVEDLLVKVGEFIFPADFVVLDIEEEANTLIIMGRPFLATSGAIIDVQKGELVLRLHEEKMVFNVFKATSYSKESIGECMMVDTM; encoded by the coding sequence atgaaagatcctgggagcttccaaatTCCCTACATTATAGGGGATATAAGCATTGAGAAGgcattatgtgatctgggagctagCATTAACCTCATGTCTTTGGCCATGATGAAAAGAATGAGAattgaagaggtcaaaccaacaaGAATGACACTCCAATTAGCTGATAGAACATTCGAATTACCCCATGGTGTGGTGGAAGATttgttggtgaaagtgggagaattcatattcccagcagactttgttgTGCTTGATATAGAGGAAGAAGCTAACACATTAATCATcatgggaagaccattcttggctaCTTCTGGAGCTATAattgatgtacaaaagggagAGTTAGTCTTGAGGCtacatgaagagaagatggtattcaatgtcttcaaagcaaCGAGTTACTCAAAGGAGTCCATTGGTGAATGCATGATGGTGGACACAATGTAG